The DNA region TTCTGAGGAGTGCAAACTGCAAAAAGAAAAAGAATTAACCTCCTCTCGTATGCTATTTGGTTTTAGTGTTCAACTGCGTTTGGGATGATGACTCTAGGAAAACAACTAACCATGTATAGTAATACTAACAAAAGGACCCAATGTGCAGAAAATCCTAGAAAAGTTTCAGTTGGATTTGAGGTCTAGAATATCAGAGAAAACATCCGTATGCTGTTGCAGAAACTCCATATCGTTGTCACCGGAGAAGTCGAAAAACATCTGCAACGAGCTGTCCAAAGAATACGCCAACTCATTAGAACACGAGACAGAACGGTTGAAGTTAAGCTGATCTCCTCCATCTGGTTTATCGTTGACTTCTTGTTTAACGATGGTGTTATTTGTCGCTTTAACTGCGTCTGATTTTAGTTTCTTCGATGCCGAAGAAGACTGGGAGACTGAACTTTCGGCTTGACTATCTGAATCTTTCATATTAATCTTGCGGAATCCTTCTCCAACTCCAGAATTCCATAACTGAAGAAAGATATCAGACTCAACATTGTTGTCGGACTCAGATTTCACAATGCTTATAACCTCTGACTGATTATTATTCCATGAAACATTGCTGACTATGGAGGATTCCCTCTTTCGCAGATGCGTGTTCCAGAAGTTCTTAATCTCATTATCCGTTCTTCCAGGTAGATGGGAAGATATCTGAGCCCATCTGGAGTTTCGCAAAACACATTAGAGAAAGGAAAGTAAGTACAAACATCTAAGATCATGATTGGAAATTTCAACAAACTAGCACACAGACCATATATAGGCTAAAAAACGGATTCACAAATCACAATCTCATGGCAAACAACAACAACCAGATATACATTTTTCAGCAGTACAGGCACATAAACTTTGGTCAAATTTACGAATTGCCACCTGAACTTTCAAAAGTTCCAATATATCTGATCTTTGGAATCCCAAACCTG from Rutidosis leptorrhynchoides isolate AG116_Rl617_1_P2 unplaced genomic scaffold, CSIRO_AGI_Rlap_v1 contig571, whole genome shotgun sequence includes:
- the LOC139884574 gene encoding transcription factor MYB17-like; the protein is MGRRPCCDKEVVKRGSWSPDEDIKLAQYIQKHGHGSWRTLPQHAGLLRCGKSCRLRWLNYLRPGIKRGPFTSEEEATIVQLQALLGNKWAQISSHLPGRTDNEIKNFWNTHLRKRESSIVSNVSWNNNQSEVISIVKSESDNNVESDIFLQLWNSGVGEGFRKINMKDSDSQAESSVSQSSSASKKLKSDAVKATNNTIVKQEVNDKPDGGDQLNFNRSVSCSNELAYSLDSSLQMFFDFSGDNDMEFLQQHTDVFSDILDLKSN